GGCTGGCGCGGGGCGCGGACGGGACGTTGTGGGTGGGCACGGACAAGGGGCTCGTGCGGAGCACGGCGGCGGGGTGGGTGCCGGTGCCGGGGTTGGAGGGCTACTCGCTCAAGGCCGTGAGCGTGGACCGGGACGGGGTGGTGTGGGCCGCGGGCAACCCGGCGGGGCTGCACCGCTACGAGCCGTGGAGCGGACGGCTGCGGACGTTCGGCCCGGAGTCCGGCTACCTGTTCCGCTACACCTTCGCGATGCAGTGGATGCCCGATGGCTCGCTCTGGGTGGCCACGCCCTCGGGCTTCGCGCGGGGGGTGTTCGAGGACGGCGTGCCATCCTTCACGTTCGTGCTGCGCATGAACCAGCGGGTGCTCGCCATGGACCTGGCGCTCGACGCGGCGGGGCGGCTGTGGATGCCGGGCAACGGGCTCGTCGTGCGCGAGGGGGAGTCCTCCAGGACCTTCGGAGTGGCCGAGGGTCTGTTGGATGATCAGCTGCGCTACATCCTGGTGCGGCGCGATGGCCGCATGTGCGTGTCCTATGTGGAGCCCCTGGGGGTGAGCTGCTTCAGCTACCGGGAGGGGCGCCTCACGGACTTCTCGCACCTGAACCGAGGCCACGGGCTGCACAGCAACGTCGTCTACCAGTTGGGCGAGGACGCGGCGGGCCGGCTCTGGGTGGGCACGGGGGCGGGGGTGCACGTGGTGGGGCCGGACGGAGTGCCGGAGCACTTCGGCGCGAGTGGCGGGGCCCCGGGCAACGAGGCCACTGGCAACTCCTTCCTGGCGGACGCGGACGGCACGGTCTGGGTGGGGTCCGCGAGTGGACTGGGACGCTTCGATGGGACGCGCTACCGCGGTCCGGTGCCGCCTCCGCGTGTCGTCCTGCTGAGCACCCAGCTGGGGCCGCGCACGTGGTCGCGGCCGCCGGAGGAAGGCCTGGAGACCCATCCGAGGGAGACGAACCTGGAGGTGCGCTTCGCGGTCCTGGGCGACGTGGACGAGGAGAGCCTGGAGCGGCAGGTGCGCCTGGTGGGGATGGAGGAGTGGCACACCGTGACGGAGCAGCCGGTGCACTACAGCATGTTGCCACCGGGGGACTACCGCTTCGAGATGCGCGCGCGCCATGACCAGGGGCCGTGGGGGCCAGTGACGGGCTTCGCCCTGCGGGTGCTTCCTCCGTGGTGGGCCTCGTGGTGGGGGCGGTGCCTGGTCGTGCTGGGGCTGGGGCTGGTGGTGGCGGGCGTGGTGCGCTGGCGCAACCTGACGCTGCGGCGGCGCAACGTCGAGCTGGAGCGCCTGGTGGCGGCGCGCACCTCCGAGCTGGATCGGGTGCGCGCGAAGGTGGCCCAGGCCGAGAAGCTCTCGGCCATGGGGCAGTTGCTGGCGCGGCTGTCGCACGAAATCAACAACCCCCTCACCGCCATCCACAACAACCTGCCGCCGGTGCGCGAGTACTTCGAACAGCAGGCCGAGGGCTTGCGGCGTCTGCGCGAGCGGCTGGAGACGCATCCGGAGGAAGTGGAGGCGGTGGCGCGGGTGTGGCGTGAGCTGGAGTTGGACTACGTGCTCCAGGACACGCCCGACGCGCTGGAGGCGATGCGCTTCGCCACCGACCGCATCCGCTCCATCCAGGAGGATCTGCGCGCCTTCCTGCGGGGAGACCGTCCGCGCCTGGAGGTGGGGGACTTGAACCGGACGGTGCAGGACACGGTGGAGTTCGTGCGGCGCTCGTTGCCGCCGGGTATCCGGGTGGAGCTGCGGTGTGGGGAGGTGCCGCCGCTGGCGTTCCACGCGGGGCAGCTCGGCCAGGTGCTGCTCAATCTCCTGCGCAACGCGCTCGACGTGCTGGGGGACGGAGGCGAGGTGTGGGTGAGCACGGCGGTGCGCGAGGGCCGCGTGGAGCTGGTGGTGGCGGACAATGGCCCGGGAATTCCCCCCGAGCTGCGCTCGCGCATCTTCGAGCCCTTCTTCACCACGAAGGACGTGGGGAAGGGCTCGGGCCTGGGGCTGGCGATCTGCCGGCAGATCATCGCGGAGAACCACGGGGGCTCGCTCGAGCTGGACGAGTCGACGGCTCGGGGGGCGTGCTTCCGGGTGGGGCTGCCGCTCGTCCAGGAGGGCCGCGAGGCGGCCTGACGTCCTCACGCCGAGGCGTTGGCGGACGACAATCGGGGCCGGGATGGCTGGACGAAATGATGACCAGGAGGCAAATTGGGGCTGACCGAACGGTCAGACTCCCCTCTTCGCTCCCGAGGCCCCCATGGCTGACGCCCTGCTGCCCACTTCCCTGCGACCCGGCTTGTACTCCTCCGTGGCGGACACGCCCCGGGAGGATCTCCTCAAGGCGTACCGGGAGTTCCTCGAGCAGCGCAACGGGGACATGGACTTCACGAAGGGCTTCTCGCGGCGCGAGGCGTGGCTGGGCGAGGCGGCGAGCTGGGAGGCTCGGTTCGCGGGGGCGGTGGACGCCGAGTCCTTCAATCGGGCGTACACGGACTTCGGCGAGGTGAAGAACCTGCCGTTGCCGGTGTTGGCGCTGCTCACCTTCGTGAAGGCCAACGCGGGCGAGGCCTACGGCGTGGAGGTGGTCAACCGCGTGCGCCAGAAGCGCCAGGACAGCACCCAGCTCTTCCATCAAATCGAGCGGCTGTTGAGCTACGAGGAGACGTACCACACGCGCATCCTCATTGGCGCCACGCAGCACTTCGGGGTCCAGGTGAAGGGGGCGTGGAAGCCGAACCTGCAGCTGCGCCTGCTCATCGGGACGCTGGCCTACGCGCCGGGAGTGTTCTTCCATCCCATCCTGCTGGCGTCGGAGATTTCGGGCGTCTTCGTCTTCCAGTGGATGCTCAAGCGGGTGGGGGAGATCTTCCGGGATCAACCCGCGGTGCGCGAGTCCATGGAGCAGCGGCTGACGGAGATCCTCGTGGACGAGGTGGGGCACGTGGCCTTCAACCGCATGGCGGTGGGGGCGCGGGGCCTGGCGGCGGCGCGCAGCATGGCGCCTGGGGTGATGCGGGGGGTGATTGGCACCACGCCCGAGTACCGGGCGCTCGGGTTCGACGAGAACGTGCTCAAGGAGATGGAGCGCTTCGACCTGCACCACCTGCCCGAGGAAGTGCGGCGCCGCTCCTACTTCGTCTGACGGCGGGGGCGCTTGCGGCGGGCCGGGGGGGGGCGGGGCTCGGCGAAGAGGTAGCGCTTGATGATGAGTCCCGCCTCGCCGAGCCACCGCTCGCGCCAGGCGGCCTCGTCGCTCTCGGGCCAGCCGGAGGTGGAGCGGCGCATGGCGAAGGAGGTGAGCAGGAGCAGGCCCACGTGGCCCACGGCGGCCTCGGGGTCCAGCTCGGGGCGGACGTGGCCTTCGCGTTGGCCCTGGCGCAGCACGTCCACCGCGATGCGAATCCAGGGCTCCATGCCCTGCATGAGCACGGACATATGGGGGCTGTCCGCATCGAGCACCTCGCGCAGGAAGACCCGCGCGGCGTCCTGTTCGGTGTCGAAGAACTCGCGCAGCTGCTCCATGACGCGCTCCAGCCGTTCCGCGCTCTTGTCGGTGAAGGCGCCGAGCAGCAGCAGCAGGTGGCGGTTGGAGTGCTCGATGAGGGAGTCGAGCACGGCGGCGTGCAGGGCCTCGCGCGAGGGGTAGTGGTAGAGGAGGGCCTGTTTGCTGATGCCCACCGCGAGCGCCACGTCATTGACGGAGATGGCGCCAAAGCCACGCGAGGCGATGAGGTGTGTGGCTTCGCGGCGGATACGCTCGCGCAGGCCCTGGGCGGGGGGCTTGCCCGCGCGAGGGGGAGGGGTCTTCACCGGGGGATCAGCGTTTGGGCTCTTGCGGCGCATGGCGGGACAGAGGCGAGGCGGTCATGCCGCTCGCGCTTCGTCTGGGGACTATCCCACGCCATTCGCGGAGAGGAAGAGAGTGACGGGCCGGTCGTGCCAGGCCCCCGGGAATCCAGGGTTCAGGCGCGCGCGGCCTTCAGCTCGTCGACTTCCGTCCGGAGCAACCAGTCCTCGGGGAAATCGGAGGCGGCCCGGGAAATCTGCTCGAGCCGCCGGACATCCAGGTTCTTGGACTCGCGCTGGGCGCGTACCTCGCGGTAGAGCGCCGCGAGCGAGGGGTGCAGGGCGGAGGCCTTCTTGGCGCGGGCCTGGGCTTCGCCTTCGCCCTCGGTGAAGGCGTTGAGCTCGCCGAACCAGCGGTCCCAGGTGCCGGGGTCCGCCGGGCCGCCGGCCACGGAAGGCAGACGGGAGGAGAGGAAGAGTTGAGCCACGCTGGGCAGGGCCACGGGTCGGCCGGCGAGCTGCCCGCGCAGGTTGAGCACCTCGCCCCCGCCCGCGGCGAAGCCCTGGAGCTTGAGCCCGCTGGCGAGCTCGAGCTGGAAGGGACCCCGGTCGGGGAGCGCTCCGGCACCGAAGGCCACGAGCGCGAGTCCCGGCCAGGGCTTGCCCTCGGCCTTGCCGCCGCGGGAGACGAGCACGGGGCCATCGAGCCGCACGAGCGCGGTGGAGAGCCCCTCGGCGACGGGGTGGAGGCCGGGGAGCATCTCGACGACGCGGGCGGTCACCTCGCGGCCATCGGCGAGCACGAGGTGGTTGACCGTCCCGGCGCGCAGCGCCTCCTGGAGACCGAAGTCCCCGCCGCGCTTCCAGGCGAGCGTGGCCTCGAATTCCTCGAGCACTTCGAAGAGGTGCTCGAAGTCACGGGCCACGAAGAGCTGGGGCTGCATGCGGGTGATGTCGTACTCGGTGTCCGCGCACTGGATGCTCAGGGGGACCTTCTTCACCTCGGACGTGAGACAGTGGCGGGCCTCGCCGATGCTGGAGAGCAGCCCGGCGCCGTAGATGCGGGGAGCGTCCAGGGAGCCGATGAGGCCGTACTCGGCCGTCCACCAGTAGAGCCGGGAGGCGCGGGTGCTCTCGCTGACATAGCGGCGGCTCTGGTTGGCGGCGTCCAGACGGGCCTCGGCGTGGTGGATCTGCTCCGGGGTGGCGGAAGGGTCTTCCTTGACCACGCTCAGGTTGCGGATGGCCTGGAAGACGGCCTCGTCCTCCACGGTGGAGATGGCCTTGAAGCCCACGAGTCCGCAGCGCTTGAGGTACTCGGCGTAGCGCGCGTTGGCGATGATGGGAGCGTGACCCGCGCTCTCGTGAACGATGTCCGGGGCGGGGGTGTATTGGATGTGCTCGTGGGTGCGGATGTCCGCCGCGATGGCGAGCACGCCCAGCGACTGCAGCTCGGTGAACACGGCGGGGGGAATGAAGCCGCGCACGCTCACCGCGCCCCAGCCCAGCTTGGAGAGCTGCTCGTTCATCTCATCCAGACTGGGGATGCGCTCGGTGCCGATGCCCGTGGCTTCCAGGCCCTCGAGGTAGATGGGATGCGCCTTGCCGGCGAGCTGGCCGCGCAGTTGCCGGAGGATGTGCCGCCAGACGGCCTGGTCCCTGGGCGTGTAGGACGCATAGTCCTGGCTCACCACGTAACGACGCAGGTGGGCGGGCAGACGGGCGAGGGTCCGTTCAGTGGGGGTCATCGTGGTTCCTCCCGGAGGAACCAAATTTAGGGAGGAAGGAGCGGGACGGAAATCCGATAAAAAACGACGTCCTAGTCGATTTTCCGCCGTTTCGACGCGAGGCGCTGACGCAATCCGTCGAGGACGAGTCGAGCGGTTTCGGAACTGGGGCCGCTGGAGGAGCGCAGGGCGACGACCTCGACGGCTTGGGGCTCTTCCTCGCGCAGCAGCCAGACGGAGAGGTCTTCGGGGAAGGAGCGCAGCAGCCGGAGGTCGGGAGCGATGGCGCAGGCCTGGTAGGCGCGCAGCAGATCGAAGAGGAGGAGGAAGCTCTGCACACGGGCCACTTCGCGCAC
Above is a window of Cystobacter fuscus DNA encoding:
- a CDS encoding aromatic amino acid hydroxylase, translating into MTPTERTLARLPAHLRRYVVSQDYASYTPRDQAVWRHILRQLRGQLAGKAHPIYLEGLEATGIGTERIPSLDEMNEQLSKLGWGAVSVRGFIPPAVFTELQSLGVLAIAADIRTHEHIQYTPAPDIVHESAGHAPIIANARYAEYLKRCGLVGFKAISTVEDEAVFQAIRNLSVVKEDPSATPEQIHHAEARLDAANQSRRYVSESTRASRLYWWTAEYGLIGSLDAPRIYGAGLLSSIGEARHCLTSEVKKVPLSIQCADTEYDITRMQPQLFVARDFEHLFEVLEEFEATLAWKRGGDFGLQEALRAGTVNHLVLADGREVTARVVEMLPGLHPVAEGLSTALVRLDGPVLVSRGGKAEGKPWPGLALVAFGAGALPDRGPFQLELASGLKLQGFAAGGGEVLNLRGQLAGRPVALPSVAQLFLSSRLPSVAGGPADPGTWDRWFGELNAFTEGEGEAQARAKKASALHPSLAALYREVRAQRESKNLDVRRLEQISRAASDFPEDWLLRTEVDELKAARA
- a CDS encoding sensor histidine kinase, whose product is MPLNRFAVLLVGLVSLLGTPAWTAEPPGRLGFRSYGTEAGVDNYDLSWILQDADGFIWVCAADAVYRFDGGRFERFGREAGLPSTSVSDITLDARGHLLVATRGGVVRWAGERFVDVPMPGVAERVWSLRVDARKRMWAGTDKGLYWEDQPGHFIPAPGWPGGSAFKLWADRSGAMQVVSELGLVSREPEGKWSVHEVPDRPTVISSLVRDGEGRLWLGYEGWLAMQPRPGAPLVNRSSLLRGLTGAGTRLRVGNEGQLLVPHYGGLLEIRGERSTLLRLGLANQSARIRDVLEDRQGTLWAASMGVHRSLGRGLWSVHDITTGLPSNMVWGLARGADGTLWVGTDKGLVRSTAAGWVPVPGLEGYSLKAVSVDRDGVVWAAGNPAGLHRYEPWSGRLRTFGPESGYLFRYTFAMQWMPDGSLWVATPSGFARGVFEDGVPSFTFVLRMNQRVLAMDLALDAAGRLWMPGNGLVVREGESSRTFGVAEGLLDDQLRYILVRRDGRMCVSYVEPLGVSCFSYREGRLTDFSHLNRGHGLHSNVVYQLGEDAAGRLWVGTGAGVHVVGPDGVPEHFGASGGAPGNEATGNSFLADADGTVWVGSASGLGRFDGTRYRGPVPPPRVVLLSTQLGPRTWSRPPEEGLETHPRETNLEVRFAVLGDVDEESLERQVRLVGMEEWHTVTEQPVHYSMLPPGDYRFEMRARHDQGPWGPVTGFALRVLPPWWASWWGRCLVVLGLGLVVAGVVRWRNLTLRRRNVELERLVAARTSELDRVRAKVAQAEKLSAMGQLLARLSHEINNPLTAIHNNLPPVREYFEQQAEGLRRLRERLETHPEEVEAVARVWRELELDYVLQDTPDALEAMRFATDRIRSIQEDLRAFLRGDRPRLEVGDLNRTVQDTVEFVRRSLPPGIRVELRCGEVPPLAFHAGQLGQVLLNLLRNALDVLGDGGEVWVSTAVREGRVELVVADNGPGIPPELRSRIFEPFFTTKDVGKGSGLGLAICRQIIAENHGGSLELDESTARGACFRVGLPLVQEGREAA
- a CDS encoding TetR/AcrR family transcriptional regulator, producing the protein MKTPPPRAGKPPAQGLRERIRREATHLIASRGFGAISVNDVALAVGISKQALLYHYPSREALHAAVLDSLIEHSNRHLLLLLGAFTDKSAERLERVMEQLREFFDTEQDAARVFLREVLDADSPHMSVLMQGMEPWIRIAVDVLRQGQREGHVRPELDPEAAVGHVGLLLLTSFAMRRSTSGWPESDEAAWRERWLGEAGLIIKRYLFAEPRPPPARRKRPRRQTK